In one Methanobrevibacter sp. genomic region, the following are encoded:
- the dcd gene encoding dCTP deaminase: MAILSDKDIKKYLNEGKIAIEPIMDEKQIQPSSVDMRLGDEFKVFKVIRKPFIDPKDEDDLTSYMESTTVEEGEAFIIHPNEFALATTLEYVKLPADLVARVEGRSSMGRLGVTMHVTAGFIDPGFEGKITLEISNIGAMPVALYPGQRVCQIVFETMTSPSEIPYGHPDRNSKYMGQTSPESSRVKLDYELKK; the protein is encoded by the coding sequence ATGGCAATTTTAAGCGATAAAGATATAAAGAAATATTTAAATGAAGGCAAAATAGCGATTGAACCCATTATGGATGAAAAACAAATACAACCATCTTCTGTTGATATGAGATTAGGAGATGAATTTAAAGTATTTAAAGTTATCAGAAAACCATTTATTGATCCTAAAGATGAAGATGACCTTACATCATATATGGAATCAACAACTGTTGAAGAAGGTGAAGCATTCATAATCCATCCTAATGAATTTGCCTTGGCTACTACTTTAGAATATGTAAAACTACCTGCTGATTTGGTTGCAAGAGTTGAAGGTCGTTCAAGTATGGGTAGACTTGGCGTTACAATGCATGTAACCGCAGGATTTATAGACCCTGGTTTTGAAGGAAAAATCACTTTGGAAATATCTAATATCGGTGCAATGCCCGTAGCTCTTTATCCTGGCCAAAGAGTTTGTCAAATTGTTTTCGAAACAATGACAAGCCCATCAGAAATACCTTACGGACATCCGGATAGGAATAGTAAATATATGGGGCAAACCAGCCCGGAAAGTAGTAGAGTAAAACTTGATTATGAATTAAAAAAATAA
- a CDS encoding DUF362 domain-containing protein, whose translation MRRPRIVDFSRFILKYIFNWRFRIAEFTKKSKIYKKIIDFALFKDDEIIVVPNTIPINKKVESEGSEFLPTEIIKEVIKRNDEIVIMNSCLCRTSNNCQDYPQDLGCIFLGPTAAKIPKHVGKKATVKEALAQVDKADAAGLSHIIGRNKIDTVWMNVHPGKGLLTICHCCPCCCLWKVYPNLDDEISDKLEKLEGVTVELHEENCKKCKKCLDEVCMFDAISMENNKITIDYDICKGCGLCSNTCKFDAISISYTKEAIDNVVNRLDNLIEIKEL comes from the coding sequence ATGAGACGACCTAGAATTGTAGATTTCAGCAGATTTATCCTTAAGTACATCTTCAATTGGAGATTTAGAATAGCTGAATTTACTAAAAAATCAAAAATCTATAAAAAAATAATCGATTTTGCATTATTTAAAGATGATGAGATTATTGTTGTGCCAAATACTATCCCTATTAATAAAAAAGTCGAATCTGAAGGCTCTGAATTCCTGCCCACTGAAATAATTAAAGAAGTAATTAAACGTAATGATGAAATTGTTATTATGAATTCCTGCCTTTGTAGAACCTCAAATAACTGTCAAGATTATCCTCAAGACCTTGGATGTATTTTCCTTGGACCAACAGCCGCAAAAATTCCAAAACATGTTGGAAAAAAGGCAACAGTGAAAGAAGCTTTAGCGCAAGTGGACAAAGCTGATGCTGCAGGTTTAAGCCATATTATTGGAAGAAATAAAATAGATACCGTTTGGATGAATGTGCACCCTGGAAAAGGACTTCTAACAATCTGTCATTGCTGTCCATGCTGTTGTTTGTGGAAAGTTTATCCTAATTTAGATGATGAAATTAGCGATAAATTAGAAAAACTCGAAGGAGTTACTGTAGAACTTCATGAAGAGAATTGTAAGAAATGTAAAAAGTGCTTAGATGAAGTTTGCATGTTTGATGCGATTTCAATGGAAAACAATAAGATTACAATTGATTATGACATCTGCAAAGGTTGCGGTCTTTGCTCAAATACATGCAAATTTGATGCAATCAGCATCAGTTACACTAAAGAGGCTATTGACAATGTAGTTAATAGACTAGACAATCTAATAGAAATTAAAGAATTATAA